A genome region from Arachidicoccus soli includes the following:
- a CDS encoding tetratricopeptide repeat protein, producing the protein MRKQQIILLSTGLVLIVLIFFFGNTIPPKSITPAAGMPGAMTSQEPALSTQDVITAAKSKLPPEEQERITSLENNVVRGDVVKQQIKQYNQLSSFWVDTMRNMPLGAYYKGEAAKLENSEENLTFAARKLLSYVFVEQSQPMQTWMATEAKGFFEEALKINPANDSAKVGLGACYMFGNISSNPMQEILKVREVAEKNPDNMYAQYILGLGDVKTGQYENAVKRFSLVVAKQPLNLDAIFNLADTYDRIQDKENAIKWYTVAQKMVQVPQAKKEIGQRIETLKNE; encoded by the coding sequence GTGAGAAAACAGCAAATAATTCTTTTATCCACCGGATTGGTATTAATAGTCCTTATTTTTTTCTTTGGAAATACAATTCCACCAAAATCTATTACACCTGCAGCAGGGATGCCTGGAGCTATGACTTCTCAAGAACCTGCACTCTCGACCCAAGACGTAATTACTGCAGCAAAATCCAAGTTACCTCCGGAAGAACAAGAACGGATCACTAGTCTGGAGAATAATGTGGTACGCGGGGATGTGGTAAAACAACAAATAAAACAATATAATCAACTCTCTTCTTTTTGGGTAGACACCATGCGTAATATGCCATTAGGTGCCTATTATAAAGGAGAAGCTGCAAAATTGGAAAATTCAGAAGAAAACCTTACCTTTGCAGCCCGAAAGTTATTATCCTATGTGTTTGTTGAACAAAGTCAACCAATGCAAACGTGGATGGCCACAGAAGCAAAGGGCTTCTTTGAGGAGGCATTAAAAATAAATCCGGCAAACGATTCGGCAAAAGTTGGTTTAGGTGCATGTTATATGTTTGGAAATATTTCCAGCAACCCAATGCAAGAGATATTAAAAGTGCGTGAAGTTGCAGAGAAGAATCCGGATAATATGTATGCACAGTACATTCTAGGTTTAGGAGATGTGAAAACGGGACAATATGAAAATGCGGTGAAGCGCTTTTCTTTGGTAGTTGCAAAACAACCCTTAAACTTAGACGCAATCTTTAATCTTGCAGATACCTACGATAGGATACAAGACAAAGAAAATGCGATAAAATGGTATACGGTAGCGCAAAAAATGGTTCAAGTACCTCAAGCTAAAAAAGAAATTGGGCAAAGAATCGAAACGCTAAAAAACGAGTAG
- a CDS encoding HU family DNA-binding protein codes for MRKSDLVNNISEKTGIPKVDVLVTIEGFLKEIKENISSGENIYIRGFGSFITKKRAAKIGRNIKKNIAVEIPEHFIPAFKPSKEFVNEVKDKFKTK; via the coding sequence ATGAGAAAGTCTGATTTGGTAAATAATATTTCAGAAAAAACAGGCATTCCTAAAGTGGATGTTTTAGTAACTATAGAAGGTTTTCTAAAGGAGATTAAAGAAAATATTTCTAGTGGCGAAAATATCTATATTAGAGGCTTTGGTAGTTTTATCACCAAAAAAAGAGCTGCCAAAATCGGCCGAAATATTAAAAAGAATATTGCAGTAGAAATCCCAGAACATTTCATTCCCGCATTTAAACCTTCCAAAGAATTCGTTAATGAAGTAAAGGATAAGTTTAAAACGAAGTAA
- a CDS encoding DUF4296 domain-containing protein has protein sequence MMKPFLLLSILTLLFCSCGNKQPDSIIKPAAMKNIIWDMMVAEQVQKMDTSKDSRQHLKDSTIESFNKVLNNYNISEGRYKKSLKYYETHPDELKNIFDSLSSYGKRISDSLNPELRKNLKKKLITKDSIHNSPKLDSNKLPSNNPGKYSLQPAHKALKSL, from the coding sequence ATGATGAAACCTTTTTTACTTTTAAGTATATTAACTTTATTATTTTGTTCATGTGGCAATAAACAACCTGACAGTATCATAAAGCCTGCTGCAATGAAAAATATTATCTGGGATATGATGGTGGCGGAACAGGTGCAAAAAATGGATACTTCCAAAGATAGTCGGCAACATTTAAAAGATAGTACAATTGAAAGTTTCAATAAAGTTTTAAATAACTATAATATCTCTGAGGGGCGTTATAAAAAAAGTTTGAAATATTATGAAACACATCCGGATGAGTTGAAAAATATATTTGACTCCTTGAGTAGCTATGGTAAACGAATAAGCGATTCATTAAATCCTGAGCTTAGGAAAAATTTGAAAAAGAAACTGATAACAAAAGATAGCATACACAACTCTCCCAAATTAGATTCTAATAAGCTCCCTTCAAATAACCCTGGAAAATATTCTCTACAACCAGCACATAAAGCCTTGAAAAGTTTGTAA
- the coaBC gene encoding bifunctional phosphopantothenoylcysteine decarboxylase/phosphopantothenate--cysteine ligase CoaBC yields MLVGKKILIGISGSIAAYKTILLTRLLVKEGAEVKVVMTEAATKFVSPLVLSTLSNNKVLIDLFKEDVWANHVMLGRWADLMIIAPLSCNTLAKMAQGFCDNLLLSVYLSATCKVMCAPAMDEEMWLHPVTQQNITTLKKNGNLVLDVANGDLASGLIGEGRMMEPEEILLSIKSFFRKESFKGKKILITSGPTYEAIDPVRFIANHSTGKMGTALAEALYLLGAEVTLISGPTKVLPQFKEINILPVVSAEEMFNTCLEHFSTCDIAILAAAVADYTPIEKANQKIKKTEDEFDLKLKKTKDILKELGKQKQKQILVGFALETNNALTNAQIKLEEKQADFIVLNSMENTGAGFGYDTNNVIVLDKNGDKNESGLVSKEAAAYFIAGIIEKNI; encoded by the coding sequence GTGCTAGTAGGAAAAAAAATATTGATAGGGATAAGTGGTAGTATTGCTGCTTATAAAACGATTTTACTAACAAGGCTTTTGGTAAAAGAAGGTGCCGAAGTAAAAGTTGTAATGACTGAAGCTGCTACGAAATTTGTTTCCCCTTTAGTTTTAAGTACGCTTTCTAATAATAAGGTACTCATAGATTTATTTAAAGAAGATGTTTGGGCAAATCACGTTATGCTTGGACGTTGGGCTGATTTAATGATTATAGCTCCCCTGAGCTGTAATACGCTTGCAAAAATGGCCCAGGGATTTTGTGATAATTTATTATTATCGGTTTATTTATCTGCCACTTGTAAGGTGATGTGTGCCCCAGCGATGGATGAAGAAATGTGGCTACACCCCGTAACTCAACAGAATATTACTACGCTCAAAAAAAATGGTAATCTTGTTTTGGATGTAGCAAATGGCGATTTAGCAAGTGGGCTAATAGGAGAGGGGAGAATGATGGAACCAGAGGAGATCCTACTTTCTATAAAAAGTTTTTTTAGAAAAGAAAGTTTTAAAGGGAAAAAAATACTCATCACATCTGGGCCAACATATGAAGCAATTGATCCGGTAAGGTTTATCGCCAATCATTCTACTGGAAAAATGGGGACTGCCTTGGCAGAAGCGCTTTATTTGTTAGGTGCTGAAGTTACATTGATAAGCGGACCGACAAAAGTGCTTCCCCAATTTAAAGAGATAAATATTTTACCTGTTGTTTCTGCGGAGGAAATGTTTAATACTTGTCTGGAACATTTTTCAACATGCGACATTGCCATTTTAGCTGCCGCAGTGGCAGATTATACGCCTATTGAAAAAGCTAATCAGAAAATTAAAAAGACAGAAGATGAGTTTGATTTGAAGCTTAAAAAAACAAAAGATATATTAAAAGAATTGGGCAAACAAAAGCAAAAACAAATATTGGTTGGTTTTGCCCTGGAAACGAATAATGCTCTTACAAATGCACAAATCAAATTAGAAGAAAAGCAGGCAGATTTTATTGTTTTGAATTCAATGGAAAACACCGGTGCAGGTTTTGGATATGACACCAATAATGTAATAGTATTGGACAAAAATGGAGATAAAAATGAAAGCGGCTTAGTTTCAAAAGAAGCAGCAGCCTATTTTATAGCAGGTATCATTGAAAAAAATATTTAG
- a CDS encoding DNA-directed RNA polymerase subunit omega has protein sequence MSKLRRQVSPNTPNVVETRSLVAIKAKTGNLYESIAIIAKRSNQITIGIREELHSKLDEFASHTDSLEEIHENKEQIEISKAYERMPNAAILATEEFMADKIYSRKGDEDLFV, from the coding sequence ATGAGCAAACTAAGAAGGCAAGTAAGTCCTAATACGCCCAACGTAGTTGAAACAAGAAGCTTAGTAGCTATAAAGGCGAAAACGGGTAATTTGTATGAGTCTATTGCAATTATTGCTAAAAGATCTAATCAAATAACTATCGGTATTCGTGAAGAATTACATTCTAAATTAGACGAATTTGCAAGCCATACAGATAGCTTGGAAGAAATCCATGAGAACAAAGAACAAATAGAAATATCTAAAGCTTACGAAAGAATGCCTAACGCTGCGATATTGGCTACAGAAGAGTTTATGGCAGACAAAATATACTCTCGTAAAGGCGACGAGGATTTATTTGTATAA
- a CDS encoding outer membrane protein assembly factor BamD codes for MKRIIQLSLVSLFFILSSCASKYSKILSSKDNEYKYKMAEKYYNDKKYNHSSELFQALFPYLKGSPRYEEAFNKFAYSAFYLKDYESASLAFRTFTENFPNSALVPEAFYMQGYCLFLNSPKVELDQSSTQHAISVLQSFVNTYPKSTKAEEAKALILKCNKKLEEKEYLAAKLYYDLGDYRSAHLYFDLLLSDYPNSTSSDMYMFKTLQSSYEYAKVSVPYMQEERYKQAVEECGDFVAQYSNSKYVQSVQQIKKHSEEAINKIKNIINEQTKKASKS; via the coding sequence ATGAAGAGAATTATTCAGCTTTCGTTAGTAAGCCTTTTTTTTATATTGTCATCTTGTGCTTCTAAGTATTCCAAAATACTAAGTAGCAAGGATAATGAATACAAATATAAGATGGCTGAAAAGTATTATAATGATAAGAAGTACAATCACTCCTCTGAATTGTTTCAAGCATTATTTCCTTATCTTAAAGGTTCTCCCCGTTATGAAGAAGCGTTTAATAAATTTGCGTATAGCGCTTTTTATTTAAAAGATTATGAAAGTGCGAGTTTGGCTTTTCGTACATTCACTGAAAACTTTCCAAATAGTGCTTTAGTTCCGGAAGCCTTTTATATGCAAGGGTATTGTTTGTTCCTTAATTCACCGAAAGTTGAATTAGACCAATCTTCTACCCAACATGCTATTTCAGTTTTGCAATCTTTTGTAAACACATATCCAAAGTCAACTAAAGCTGAAGAAGCGAAAGCATTAATTTTAAAGTGCAATAAAAAATTAGAGGAGAAAGAATACTTAGCTGCAAAATTGTACTACGATTTGGGTGATTATAGGTCGGCTCATTTGTATTTCGATTTATTGTTGAGTGATTATCCAAACTCCACTAGCTCGGACATGTATATGTTTAAAACTTTACAGTCGAGTTATGAATACGCTAAAGTAAGTGTGCCGTATATGCAAGAAGAGCGTTATAAACAAGCTGTAGAAGAGTGTGGTGATTTTGTAGCACAATACAGCAATAGCAAATATGTACAATCAGTACAACAAATAAAGAAACATTCAGAAGAGGCTATTAATAAAATTAAAAACATAATAAATGAGCAAACTAAGAAGGCAAGTAAGTCCTAA
- a CDS encoding LolA family protein: MKKLFVTLLSFSFLTVSSFAQNSAKEVLNKVSNNLKSIKGATANFSYSTKDHNNHSLGTINGKIALKGNKYFIKQGDNEIYCNGKKTWNFNGSDEVTVNDVDNSGGTLNPQKLLSGNFVDNDFTSKMISSKGSFYVIELTPTDPRKNFKKVEVYVSKSKNFITKATVWEKAGNTVSFNMSNVNTHASLPDSKFTFDTKAHPGVDVIN; the protein is encoded by the coding sequence ATGAAAAAATTATTTGTAACCCTTCTTTCTTTTAGTTTTCTGACTGTTTCGAGCTTTGCGCAGAACAGTGCCAAAGAAGTGTTGAATAAAGTAAGCAATAACCTAAAAAGTATTAAAGGAGCCACGGCCAACTTTAGCTATTCTACAAAGGATCACAACAATCACAGCTTGGGAACTATAAATGGCAAGATAGCTTTGAAAGGAAATAAGTATTTTATTAAACAAGGGGATAATGAAATTTATTGCAATGGTAAAAAAACTTGGAATTTCAATGGTAGCGATGAAGTAACCGTAAATGATGTAGATAATTCAGGGGGTACCTTAAATCCACAAAAACTTTTATCTGGAAATTTTGTTGACAATGATTTTACTTCGAAAATGATTTCTTCCAAAGGTAGTTTTTACGTAATAGAATTAACACCTACTGATCCTAGAAAAAACTTTAAGAAAGTCGAAGTGTATGTTAGTAAATCAAAAAATTTTATTACTAAAGCAACAGTCTGGGAAAAAGCTGGTAACACAGTGAGTTTTAATATGTCGAATGTAAATACTCATGCATCTTTGCCGGACAGTAAATTTACTTTTGATACTAAAGCTCATCCTGGGGTGGACGTAATTAATTAA
- a CDS encoding M16 family metallopeptidase gives MLDRTVAPPILDSVDFDLKLKKYDHFLLDNQTPVYMINAGAEEVASIEWVFNAGNCFEAKNLVASATNHLIKNGTKTESSFEISEFFDFYGAYLGTGCSNETAIISLSCLSKHLPILLPKVAELITASVFPEKELSIYLQNQKQRLTISLQKGDFVANRLIDVYLYGENHPYGKFTSLEALNAINREDLCSFYSDRYVNGNCQIFIAGRLPSNIEQLLNNNFGNLPFVNKKASSINYLRQPATEKNYTIHNDENAVQGAIRLGRPFPNRHSEDWSKMQVLNTVFGGYFGSRLMSNIREEKGYTYGIHSYVQSHVNESALIISTEAGKDVCQATIEEVWKEAKILREELIDEEELQLVRNYMVGSVMGSLDGPFQIIGRWKNYILNGLDDRFFYKSLDTIKTITPNELQELANKYLTEEHFYHLTVF, from the coding sequence ATGTTAGACAGAACGGTGGCTCCACCAATTTTAGACTCGGTAGATTTTGATTTAAAACTAAAAAAATACGACCATTTTTTATTAGATAACCAAACACCCGTCTACATGATTAATGCAGGCGCAGAAGAAGTGGCCTCGATAGAATGGGTATTTAATGCTGGCAATTGTTTTGAAGCAAAAAATCTGGTTGCTTCTGCAACAAATCATTTAATAAAGAATGGAACAAAAACAGAATCTTCGTTTGAGATAAGTGAATTTTTTGATTTTTATGGCGCTTATTTAGGTACCGGGTGCAGCAATGAAACAGCTATTATTAGTTTAAGTTGTTTATCGAAACACCTACCAATTTTACTTCCCAAAGTTGCGGAATTAATTACAGCAAGTGTTTTTCCGGAAAAAGAATTATCCATTTACTTACAAAATCAGAAACAGCGCTTAACCATTAGTTTACAAAAAGGTGATTTTGTCGCAAATAGATTAATAGATGTTTATTTATATGGAGAAAATCACCCGTACGGAAAATTCACAAGTTTAGAGGCTTTGAACGCAATTAATAGAGAAGATTTGTGCAGTTTTTACTCGGATAGATATGTGAATGGCAATTGCCAAATATTCATTGCTGGCAGATTACCAAGTAATATTGAACAATTGCTCAACAACAATTTTGGCAATTTGCCTTTTGTAAATAAAAAAGCATCTTCTATTAATTATTTGCGACAACCTGCAACTGAGAAAAATTATACAATTCATAATGATGAAAATGCCGTGCAAGGAGCTATTCGTTTAGGAAGGCCTTTTCCTAACAGACATTCAGAAGACTGGTCTAAAATGCAGGTTCTAAATACTGTATTTGGTGGATATTTTGGTTCTCGCTTGATGAGTAATATCAGGGAAGAAAAAGGTTATACTTATGGAATACATAGCTATGTACAAAGCCACGTGAATGAGAGCGCCTTGATTATTTCCACAGAAGCTGGTAAAGATGTTTGCCAAGCTACTATTGAAGAAGTTTGGAAAGAAGCAAAAATATTAAGAGAGGAATTAATTGATGAAGAGGAATTGCAGCTTGTAAGAAATTATATGGTTGGCAGCGTAATGGGCAGTTTAGACGGACCTTTTCAAATTATTGGTCGTTGGAAGAATTATATTTTAAATGGTTTGGATGATCGCTTTTTTTATAAAAGCTTAGACACTATTAAAACCATTACACCGAATGAATTACAGGAGCTGGCTAATAAATATTTAACTGAAGAGCATTTCTATCATTTGACCGTATTTTAG
- a CDS encoding M16 family metallopeptidase, producing the protein MINFSRFVLENGLRVLVHEDDTTPMAVMNIMYDVGARDENPEKTGFAHLFEHLMFGGSINIEDYDEPLQMAGGENNAYTTNDLTNYYCSLPAANIETAFWLESDRMLSLAFSKNSLEVQRKVVCEEFKEHYINKPYGDVWHKLRELAYTTHPYRWMTIGKELKHVEDATLEDVKQFFFKHYTPSNAILVVAGNVQVAKMKELAEKWFGPIPAGEKYIRNIPKEPIQTAPRFLDINAKVPVDALYKTWHMGARLDNSYYATDLITDVLGNGPSSRLYQSLVKEQELFSTISCYHMGSIDNGLVVIEGKLSKGVKMEDAETAINKEVQLLLAENITQKELEKVINKTESMIAFEDMSVLNRANSLALYELLGDANLMNSELENYQNVTLQDISTTAKEIFKETNCNTLRYYSEL; encoded by the coding sequence ATGATTAATTTTTCAAGGTTTGTTTTAGAAAATGGATTACGTGTTTTAGTACACGAAGACGATACCACCCCTATGGCTGTAATGAATATTATGTATGATGTAGGAGCTCGTGATGAAAATCCGGAGAAAACTGGTTTTGCGCATTTGTTTGAGCATTTAATGTTTGGTGGAAGCATCAATATTGAAGACTACGATGAACCATTACAAATGGCAGGTGGGGAAAATAACGCATACACAACCAATGACTTAACTAATTATTATTGTTCCCTTCCAGCTGCAAATATTGAAACAGCTTTTTGGTTAGAAAGTGATAGAATGTTAAGCCTTGCATTTAGCAAAAACAGTTTGGAAGTTCAGCGCAAAGTTGTATGTGAAGAGTTTAAAGAACATTATATCAATAAACCTTATGGAGACGTTTGGCATAAACTACGCGAACTGGCTTATACAACACATCCATATCGTTGGATGACTATTGGCAAGGAATTGAAACATGTGGAAGATGCGACCTTGGAAGATGTAAAGCAATTCTTCTTTAAACATTATACCCCTTCCAATGCAATTTTAGTCGTTGCCGGAAATGTGCAGGTTGCAAAAATGAAAGAATTGGCCGAAAAATGGTTTGGCCCGATTCCTGCCGGTGAAAAATATATAAGAAATATTCCTAAAGAGCCTATACAAACTGCTCCAAGATTTTTAGATATAAATGCAAAAGTGCCTGTAGACGCGTTGTACAAAACCTGGCATATGGGGGCCAGATTGGACAATAGTTATTATGCTACAGATTTAATTACCGATGTTTTGGGAAACGGCCCTTCTTCCAGATTATATCAAAGCCTGGTCAAAGAACAGGAATTGTTTTCCACCATCTCTTGTTATCACATGGGGAGTATTGATAATGGCTTGGTGGTAATAGAAGGAAAATTAAGCAAAGGCGTAAAGATGGAAGATGCTGAAACGGCGATTAATAAAGAAGTGCAGCTTCTGTTGGCAGAAAATATTACACAAAAAGAATTGGAAAAAGTAATCAATAAAACAGAAAGTATGATTGCTTTTGAAGATATGAGTGTATTGAATCGTGCAAATAGCTTGGCATTATATGAACTGTTAGGCGATGCAAATTTGATGAATAGTGAGTTAGAAAATTATCAAAATGTAACATTGCAAGATATCTCAACGACAGCTAAAGAAATATTTAAAGAAACTAATTGCAATACATTACGGTATTATAGCGAATTGTAG
- the mqnC gene encoding cyclic dehypoxanthinyl futalosine synthase — translation MNLSELYRKALDFGFLTVEEGVYLYQKAALADLMFIADELRKKQVPHGKVTWQIDRNVNTTNVCVANCKFCNFFRVPGHKDAYITDMATYRKKITETLQLGGDQLLLQGGHHPDLGLQFYTDTFSSIKKEFPTIKLHTLGPPEVAHICKLEKMSHHDVLKALKESGMDSLPGAGAEILVDRVRRLISKGKCGSEEWLNIMREAHQLNITTSATMMFGHVETIEERFIHLVKIREVQALKPSNANGFLAFIPWTFQDVDTLLTRIRGVHNLTTSDEYIRMIALSRIMLPNIKNIQASWLTVGKQTAQICLHAGANDFGSIMIEENVVSAAGAPHRFTYKTMQDAIREAGFEPQLRNQQYEWREIPEMIEEQIINY, via the coding sequence ATGAATCTTTCGGAATTATATAGAAAAGCATTAGATTTTGGCTTTCTTACGGTTGAAGAAGGTGTTTATCTTTATCAGAAAGCCGCTCTTGCTGACTTAATGTTTATTGCGGATGAGTTGCGTAAAAAGCAAGTTCCACACGGGAAGGTCACCTGGCAGATAGATCGGAATGTAAATACGACCAATGTTTGTGTAGCGAATTGCAAGTTTTGTAATTTCTTTCGCGTTCCCGGACATAAAGATGCTTACATTACTGATATGGCAACTTATCGCAAGAAGATTACTGAAACTTTACAATTGGGTGGTGATCAGTTATTATTGCAAGGAGGTCATCATCCGGATTTAGGTTTGCAGTTTTATACAGATACCTTCAGTTCAATAAAAAAAGAGTTTCCCACAATTAAATTACATACGTTGGGACCACCGGAAGTGGCGCATATTTGCAAGTTAGAGAAAATGAGTCATCATGATGTTTTAAAAGCATTGAAGGAATCTGGCATGGATTCTTTACCTGGTGCAGGTGCAGAGATCTTGGTGGACAGGGTGCGTCGGCTTATCAGCAAAGGTAAATGTGGTTCAGAAGAATGGCTAAATATTATGAGAGAAGCGCATCAGCTAAATATTACTACTAGTGCTACAATGATGTTCGGTCATGTGGAAACGATTGAGGAGCGCTTTATTCATTTAGTAAAAATACGTGAAGTGCAGGCATTGAAACCTTCGAATGCAAATGGTTTCTTGGCATTTATTCCATGGACATTTCAAGATGTGGATACTTTACTTACCCGTATTCGGGGGGTACATAATCTTACCACTTCAGATGAATATATTCGTATGATTGCATTAAGTAGGATTATGTTGCCAAATATAAAAAATATTCAAGCCAGTTGGCTTACCGTAGGTAAACAAACGGCACAAATTTGTTTACACGCCGGTGCCAATGATTTTGGTAGCATTATGATAGAAGAAAATGTCGTAAGTGCTGCAGGAGCTCCTCACCGCTTCACCTATAAAACGATGCAAGATGCCATACGCGAGGCTGGTTTTGAACCACAATTGCGTAATCAGCAATATGAATGGCGTGAAATTCCTGAAATGATTGAGGAACAAATCATCAACTATTAA